ACAAAGATCACAATGTGGCACCTGCTTCACACCTCCAACCTCCAGTAAATAAACAGTGATCATGCTCAAAAGTATAAAACTGATGCTTGACTCtaaaaaattttgttttattattttagaagaTTATAGGATTTTACAAGTCAGTTGGAGTTTGGAAACGGCTTCAGAAAGACTGACATTTATATAAACTGTGAGTCTGCAGTTTAGCAGAGACAGTTTGCAGTGTAAATAAGGTGTGATAGTGTTAAAAATGTGGAGGCTGTGTCATGTTCGGTTCCAAACACAACTGAGACAACTAATCCGAAAACCACataacatcaaatttaaaaaaaaaaataagtaagtaaACATAATACTATATTATAGATAGATGTGTTTAGTTTCAGCTGTAGCATTCATTGGTTTATCAGATGTGAATCTCATTGAGGAAAAACTGGTTATTTGTGCTCAAGGTAATTTGGTTAATTACTTCTACATTTTAAAGATAttgcatatattttaatttaatttcctttttgataTTGTGTGAAAAACAACTAGCAGCTGATCTTTCACCGTTAAAACCTGAAGAGTCAGTTCTACTCTGACTGCTTGTTTTCTTGATTATGAGCGGATAAAACTCACTTAATCATTACCTGCATAATGCCTAAATAATGTCCTTATATTCAGacagtttgtgtcttttcacTATTAAACTAACCCTAACCagccaaacaaataaaataataagtctATATATGCAGGTTTTCTGTAACGGTGTCACTAAAATTAACACTGgatgttattcatttttaataaaagtgtgaTATCTGAATTACAATGTGTCATTAAACAGACTTGTCATATACGTCTTTGACCTATGTGGGAAACCACACAGAAAATACCAACATATATTGTGTATTGCCATTGAGCCTAAAAATTCAAAGATATAAATCTGTCGATATCGCCTAGCCCCACTTATGTGTCAAACAATCTGCATTTCAGCCAACTGTTCCAGCAAACACCAAATCTGTTGTTATGTAGGGTCCCTATTCCCCCCGTCTAGCTCCTTCAAATGGCAGTTTAAAGTGCTATAATGGGAAGTCTGTCCACCCTGAGGCCTACATAGACCCTACAGCCATGTTTTACTGAAAATCAATTGATGCGTTAGATTTTTCTGTGATGACGTTTTTAGAACAGGCTCAAACATTGTGAGTATCTCTCACCTCCTGAACGTTGGACTCCTTGGTTAGAATCTCCTTGGCCTGGAGGAGAGGACACAAATACAGATGTTAGACAGTCACCTTTTTAAATGTCCTGTCATAAACCACATCTCAGACACTTAAGTGTCCATTtcatatatgtaaatatacataaacaaCTACATCTTACACATCTACATTTAGCATCCATATAAGACCAGTGGGTTTTTTGAGAAGTTGGCCTGTATGTGTTGGAAAGCATGGTGAAAACTAATTTGCCTAAATTGGGCAATTTTTCCTGCCTTTATTAGATAGAGGCATGTGAAATGAGCAGACAATGACATGCAGCAAGTTCCCCCTCAGACTCAAACCTGGGAcgttgtggttgttttggtgTCAAGATACTTTTGGTTAGTGTATTTTTCAAAGATCCTCAGTTCATAAGTCTCAATTCTGACTGTTCTGTGAGCTCTGAAATGTTTTGatcaatttttttataataactttCGAAGGATTCTAAGAAATAACATCCCATTACagaataaagcaaaaataaaaacattaaatgaaataaatttgaCAGTTTAATATTAGCATGTAAACATTAAGTTAAACAAGAATTATTCTGTAACATTCTCAAGCTAACATTTAATGTCAACTATTACAACGTGACAATTATTGATACTCCGGGATAGACACATTTTGGCCAGGATTAAAAATCCCAAAATACTAAGGTCTTGTTACGACACAATCTTGCtcaaaggcagaaaaataaaaggaagccTTGTCCttgtcatatttttattctCCAAACTTTTTAACACAAGAAAGATCATTTGTTGCTCAGCTGCAGAACAGCCATATTTTCtcttaaacatttcaacaactAGGATTTGATTTGGGACTTTAAGACTGAAATAATTACTTAATACAGCACCTAGGTCTACGTCCACATCATCATAGCAgtttaaagttaatattttgtgcttttgtttcaaACAGGGATTGTTATCAACTACTGGACATGGTATTAGttaattaaagctgaaacaatcttatgtaaaaaaaaaaaaaagtatcaatttaaaaacaagttttacaACGAGTTTTAGCACAAgtcaaaaattaaaattaaataatcacaacttttcacatttgaacttgaaaaattttcaaattttcaaagaCATATCAAGCAATCTGATGACTTTAGATGTTGCCAATAAATAGATCAAAGGTTTTAATCCAGAAAACGtgcatcaaatgaaaaaaagaaataagcacAAGATACAGCTAATGTCAATTTGTAAGGTCTTCTACATTGAAAACTGTTCTTTTCAGATCTGTAAAGCACAATCTGCTTCTATGAAATGAACATTTCCCCTCCAACATTATTAttagatatttaatatttcagggTTTCCTCAACAAACCAAGGATCCGAGGCACTTATTTCATTCGCTGCACTCAGGATTCTTTACATTTCAAAGCCTACAGCTTCTCACTAACATGGTTAAAGCCAGCtgcttttaaaagtgaaagaaatttAAGCTTGATAACGCACAAAATGTTCTCATCGAGTTAAATGGTGCAACACACCTGAGGTGACGTCTGAATACTGTAAGAGGGTTGGCAGGTTCATACCAACACAAAATGATCGATAAAAATAGGGCGCGGTGGCAGCATTAACTCTCCAAAATacgatgaaaatgaaaagtataCCGTTGTAGAATTTAACATTAGCACAGTTGTGGTCCGTGGGGAAAATACAGCCGTTCATAAACTGGCAGTAAAACGGGCTCCGTCTACGTGCTGGTAAAGTCGTAAAAGCTGAGAATTGTCGGCCTTTCAGTCGTAAGACTATAGTTGCTCTACACAGACATCGGCAACAACTCGATTTGGAAGAGTTTaccaaaatatacatttcaaaCTGTTAGAAGCAATTGATTTGGCGGCTGCAATGCTGTGGAACATTGGCAATCTCATGATGACTGGTCGAAATTGAGAAGGAAATAATCGAATTGTTCGTACTTCGGCTCAGGAATTAGACGGAACCGCTTTCGCAATGAAGGCCACACAGAAAGGGAGGCCAACTCAGTTAGAAACAAAAGATACTTGTAAACCACTTACCTTCTCACAGAGTGTCCTGACTTGGTTTTCTGTAAGCTGCTTACACTCGTTTAGCTGTTCGATCCATTGGTCTAATTCTTTAGTGAAAGATTTGTCTTCCATGACAGCCGCGGTAGCTTGCTAAGCTAAGTTAGCtaccagaaaaaaacaaactagcCTGTGTCGCTGCGCTAGCTGCTTAGCCTTTAGCTCGTCGTATTGTTAACCCGATCTAGTCCCGCCAAACCGGTTGGAAAATCAATCATTAAACCTAAAGCTAACGAGCTGTTCAGTCAAGTTATATCATTATAAATTACCAATGTTAAGTTACCGATGTTAAAAATGAGTTTACATGAACCAGGGGAGTCAAAAATGTCGAAATTCCCCAATGCGGCAGTTGTCTGCGGCGTCGCAGCGGCTAGCCGATTTGCTAAAAGAGCTAGCTTCAATAACATCCGGGCATTTCAGCAGTGCGCAGACTCAGCGCGCCAGCGACACCAAGTGGACAGAGCCTGACATACTTTAAATTGTACTATTACACAGAATAATTACACAAGCATTTCGGAAGtacatgttgtatttttacTCCCTTAATGATCTTACAGCTAGTCATTGGTTACTTTAAAGTACAATTATAGAATAcgtttttatgtacattttatattattttattttatggctgtatcttctttcttcctcttttttttcaggGGTCCCctcagcgaatcatgtgcctccatctaaacCTTGTCCcgtgcatcctcttctctcactacatccagaaatctcctctttggtctctAGTATACACTCCCCAAGCAAAtgataatattattaaatgagAAATCTCAAATTAAAATGCCTGTTCCTCAAACCTCATTTGAAGATTAGCTTAAGGAGTAGCATAATCTTGCTGTTTAAAACATAAGTACACGCCGCATATGTAAAACACGTCTTTGATTAGTTTGATGTTACATTCCGTTCGCCCCAATTGGGCGGCGCTCCAGTTTCtgtcaataaatacaaataaggTGCTTCGCCTTCGCGTCCTCCCCCGCTCGGTGACTTAATCGAGTGCTCCATCTGGTCGACAACAGTCCACGAAGTCGGCCGTATGGCTCCGTGGTTTACACAcagattctttaaaaaaagctttacatAATTTCAGTGCACAAATCAAATTTTGTCGTTAGTCTCTGTATCCAGTTCACATTTAGCCCCAACAATGGCTCATTTAACGACAAACCCCGCTGACAAGGAGAGGTGAGTTAATCTAGAAGCTAGCATGTTAGCCTAGCCTAGCTAAAAGTACTTAGCCCTTAGCTGAAGCTTTGTAAAACTCCTTTCCAAAATACATTGAATTTGAGGATAACTTAGGAATCTGGAAGCGTATCTTTATCATAAATTCATCATCTAGTCAACGTGTCGTTTCTTTGAAAGCCCACTATTCAATGTCATcatatatttcatttgttttgttttagttttttcagttgATTAAAATTCAGGATTCTAACTTGTGCTTCACGACAATCATCGATGGTGTAGAGCTCGTAGCGTCAGACTAACGTTATCTGTTATTGTCAGGCAAAGGAGACGTTGTGGGAGTAGCTACTGTCGAGTAAACCTTGGCAGTTTTATTACACCTTAGAATCACTTTTCATGCATACATTGAATCAAAGCCACGTTTGTTCCTCCAGAAATCATGGGGAATCTAAAAAGGGCTCCGTTTTTGTATGAGGTTTGGCCTGGCGGTCGGAGGGTCACCGTGGCCCTTTAGCATGACGTGTAAAAGAGCCGCAGATGTGATTACTGGCCAAGTTAATTGTATTTCATGGAAAGACACGATGGGAGACGAGCTGTGTATGAAGTAAGTTCGTTAGAGGGGACTTACTGTGAGATGGACGAACGTTTTCACTTATGAAGTTACCAAGAACATCTTCTTGCATACATGGTTAATTAGTCATTCAAGTAGTCATTTTCCAACGTGTGACCCCAGTTTAGAGCGAAATACCGGATGTTTTGTCAGCTAACGCGCTGCTTTACATCACAGGTTTGGGccaaaaagtgtaaaaaggtTTAACAAGTGAACGGTGACAGTGTCTGAATAAACCTGTACACAGCTGctcacacacagctgagtgTAAAATACAGCCTGAAACTGATGATAATTATTCAATACTAATTGATGATTTTTGCGCTGATTTGTCAGCTACTTTTAAACTATAAAATGCTTGTGATCATTTCCTGTAGCCCAGCGTTAAACCAAATTATGTCACATTGCTGGTTTTGTTTGACCAGCACCTCAGAACCCAAAGGTTGCTAATTTATCACCTGGGACATACTTTATAAACTAAACACTTCATTGATTAATCAGGAAAGTCATTGGTTTAACttccaatttaaaaatatctgcaAATAACAGCCAATGAATCCATTAGGCAGTTGACAGAAATGTCACCTGTGGGTAATCGTCTGTTTCTGTCAAACGTTTTCTCAGCTTCTCAGATATAattatttgctgcattttccCATTGATTGCAAATTAAGTATTTTTGGGGGTTGTGCACTGTTGGTCACAACAGTTTAAAGGACAACTTTACCTATttacaacacttttttttttctgtggcttttAGGGTGGAAATGTATATTAGTGCTTTTAAAGTGCTTTCCCTCTGAAtttcctatatcaaaatatttctcctaTTCTATAGAgattcagatgacatcacccacgattttcattcattttcagcaaattgaaaattgttaaagtggacctttttttttaaatatttttatttttttggttgacCATCTTTATAAACCTATACAATTACACATAGTGTGaacaacaagataacataatctgaaatgAAGGTTTCTCCAAATGATGTTATATGGAGGCATTTTTCTTCTAAACGTTGAGAGATTTTAAAATGGGGAATTCAATGGGAAGTGTAATGGCAGGTAAAAAGCTTTCTGTAGCagcatgtgtgttgttgttgggtTGTTCTTCCTGTTGATATTTTTcgtaggttttttgtttttggtttccagCTGCAAACTGAGTCTGTGTTCATCGTATGTTTCAGATTCATCTGTGTTTACCCAGTTTACATCAACAGTAAAAAGACGCTGGCAGAAGGACGAAGGATCCCCGCAGAGAAGGTTTCTAATTTCTACTGAATACTATTTAAACTTGTTCAATCCAACAATGTTTTATTCTATCTATGTTtactaaatgttttaacatcttGACTATCATGACTTTCAATGGAGCTGGATAAAAATCTGAATCATTAAAGTGGTTATAATTCACCTTGAGGAGAATGTGATTGTAGAGTCAGATTGTAGAGTCCAGTCAAACAAAAGTTGAACAAATAGTGACTGATTTTTCTTACCGATGTAGAGAAATGGCTCTAAGTGTTTCAGTGTGTATGGAGCAGCTGATGATGTTCTCTCTGCAGGCTGTGGAGAATCCATCCTGTGCTGAGATCAGAGACGTGCTGACGGCTGCTGGGGTGAACGTCTACGTGGAGGtaaatctgaaaacacacactttatctGTTAAAACACGTCATATGATGACATGGTTCTGTGTAGGGGTGggaatcactgtgtgtgtgtttctgtttgtgttagAACAAAATGCACCCAAGGGAGTGGAACCGGGACGTCCAGTTCAGAGGTCGTGTCAGAGTTCAGCTAAAGCTTGAAGATGGCAGCCTCTGTCAGGAGAAGTTTACATCTCGTAAGTCCTGCACACACTCTGGTCTCTGTACCTAAAGCTCTCTAAGGTGTATACAGTATcagtatagtacagtacagtatcaGAAGAGGAGACATCACAAAGTGAAGCCCCAGGTCTGAACTGGTCTCTGCAGAACAACAAGCAGCTAAAGAGCAGAGGTCACCACAGACTCATCATACTATATTAAACACACAGGGGAAATGTCTTATGGGTGTCTGTGGTCATAGAGAAGGTTGGTAAAATCATCAGAAGTCCTCCACTAGCCATAAACCCAGACATTGAGAAGTCTCACATGTCAACTAAATGTGTATTCTACTTCCTCAGGTAAAGACGTGATGTTTTACGTAGCAGAGATGATCCCTAAACTAAAAACTCGGACCCAAAAGAGTGGAGGAGGAGACGCCAACTCTCAgcagggggagggagggaagaagagcaagaagaagaagaaataggcacacagacatttttaagccttttttttttttttttttacatttgagttcATTGATTACTCATCGGCATCAGGTGGCATTAAACCCTGGACGTTCAGGATAGTCTCCACCACTAAAACCCGTCTGTGACCTTAGACAAGTTCATTGCAGCTCAAACAGAAACATTATAAAGTAGAAAGATGTGAGGCCCCTCCCTCCACACTTTGTTTATCCCGTTCATTTAAGTCCAGGTGAATAAATAGTTCATTTTGTCaccttttgttggtttttcttcCTCTTGATAACTGAGGACAACATGTTGGGTTTTTTGAcaataaattctacttttattttgttgtaaaaaaatcAACTTGGTGTTTTAGCCCCTTCAAACTTGTCAGGGCTGTTGCTCTGTCACATATCTGATCAGATTATCATTTATTACCTAACAGATGTTTGATGCAGTCattcagttgtcagtttattaggaacaccAAGCTAAACTAAGTCAGTCTGATCCCACAGTTTGGCAGTAAACTGTCCAGCGTGAAGGTGATGATTCTACTGTTATTTGAGCTGCTGATGAGCTGCGTCACACGAAGCAGCTGTGGTTTGAGAGGCAGAGCAGCTTCTTTGATCTTTTTCATATGTCCAAATGTCCTGGGGCCCCATTACCTTTTAAATGTCAGCTACACACTCATTTAACATTGGTCAACAGTGGTGgacatggcagagctgcttctGTCCACAAAGAACACTGCTGTCTGTCTATTGTTTGTTCAAGACCACGTGGATAAAACAAGATGTTTGGAAGAACATTCTGCGGACAGTCGAAACTATAGTAGAACTTTGTGTCTTGGTTGAGAAGTGTTTGCAAGGCTCTGAATTCATTGACTCATACAAGCTGCCGTTTCATCAGTTTCCTCATTCCTCATTTATGCAGTGAACTGTGCAGTAGGTTCAGTAAATGAGACATTGTCCAGTGCAGCCTCAGCCATTATCCTCCTAAAATCTACAAATGCTTCAGTCTTCCTGGTTCAACCTGGGATGAGGCTCTTGTGAAATTAGCTTTAGCCAGAGCTCAGCAATTAGAAGAATGTGATGTTATTTCTGTAGCGTAGTGGCTTCAGGATTCAGATGGAGAGTTTCAGACCTTTTTCTATTTAGTTTGTGCACAAgtttgcatttagtcattttgcagatgcttttatccaaagtgatttACGAATGATTATCAAATCAGCAAAGCCTCGGTCAGGGACAAAACAGTGCCATGAGACATAAGACAGAGATTCAGAGTGCTTTTAATCTACAACACAATCACTAGTGATTTAGTTcttgattttattaattatggTAACACATGTTCAGTGATGGTGGAAGTATTCAGATGCTTAATAAACAGTGAAAATACTACAAcacaagtaaaagtcctgcatctAAAATCTCACCTGTAAGTGTGAAAATATAATCGGGAAAAAATGTATCaagtaaaaattaatttttttactgttgaatttttaaatgtggctTTTTCATAGTCGTGCATTAATGTGAAGGTGTTGGTGGAAGACTTTCTGAATTCATTTGATGGTGATGAAATAGAATCAGTTTGAAACAAACATGTCGTTTATAATTGATTCTATCTAAAGAAAAAACGTGACCTGACATGTCCCAGAAATCAGGCTGCAGCACAGAAAATCAAACATCTGAGTcattgtaaatgtcattttgatAGCTTCTTTATCTTTCCTTTACAACAAACAGTGATCATGTGGCGTAGAAGTCACGCTGGATAAAGCAGAAGACCGTTTGGCAATGAGGCTAGACGTGGTTGAGGGGACAGTCTTTGGTGTGAGTCTGCTGTTCACTTCTCAGCACAACTCCTCCATCACACAACAGGTTTACGAAGATttgcatgtaaatgtaactgTTGTCTCCTATTTGTACTTTCAGCCAAGACAGAGGGAACCACTTTCTGAATGCTTTCATTGCAggtcttttgttttaaactcgtgttataattaataatgaattacCTTATCCCAGCTCCCAACTGGCTCCTGTACATAAAAGCAAAGTTCTCTCCCGTCCTACTCTGTAAACTACATTCAGGGAGATTCAGACTGAGACAGAGGTTGTGGGAGTTGAAGATAAACTGAAGCTGACGTGGTCATAATACTCCTGGAATTTGTCTGTGGCCTCCTCCAGTGCTGACCATCCTCCACACACAGTGTCCATCTTTACAGACAGACGACAAGTCTTAGATGTTCAGTTGAGGTGATGACCAGCCTTATTTATACTGAAGAAAGTGGATCAAACGCTCGACACTTCTTTTGGAGCCACATCCTTCACATTGTTGGTGTTTATCTGATGAATCACTGCACAGATTCTCTGactaaattttttgttttagattctGATTGTTGTTTTAAAGTCATCAATActttaatattaacaataatacacATGCCAAACTCGCATAAAGTAATTGTTTGTGTGACATTCTTTTGGATTTCACACAAAACTGTGTCTTTCATTTccatgaacacacagacaccatccaattcaattcaattcaactttatttatatagcgccaatttacaacaaagtcatctcaaggcactttacagaataaagtccagactacacaagtatgtagaagtaacccaacaaatcccccttgagcaagccctaggcaacagtggagaggaaaaactccctttaatgggagaaacctccagcagaaccaggctcagggtgggtggccatctgccttgaccggttggggtgagtggaaagtggagaaagaaaagaaaagaaaagagcaacaacaaaacaacaacaaaaagcaacaaaaaagcaTTGTAaaggttgtaggacacagaattaatggcatacagtggtgacaaataaatgtatagagaaaagctagttagggttgagtgaggattattaactataagctttatcaaaaaggaaagttttaagcctagtcttaaaagtagagagggtgtctgctccccgaatttggattggaagctggttccacaggagaggagcttgatagctaaagcctctgcctcccattctacttttgcaaactctgggaaccacaagtaggccagtattttgggatcgaagtggtctaatcgggcgatacaggactatgagatcttttaaatatgatggagcttgaccattaagagctttgtatgtaagaagcagggttttgaactctattctaaattttatgggaagccactgaagagaagctagtgaaggtgaaatatgatctctctttcctaatccagtcagcactcctgctgcagcattttggattaatcgaaggctttttagggagttattaggacaccccagaagtagggaattacagtagtccaacctagaagtaacaaacgcatggaccagtttttcggcatcactttgagacaggatgcttctaattttagcaatgttccgtaggtggaagaaggctgttctagagatttgtcttacatgtgacgtaaacgccaaatcttggtcaaagataactccaaggttcctcaccgtagtactagaggccaaagttatgtcatctaaagtaactatattgttagacagcatatttctcatgtttttaggcccaaagaggatgatttcagttttgtctgaattt
This window of the Channa argus isolate prfri chromosome 11, Channa argus male v1.0, whole genome shotgun sequence genome carries:
- the srp19 gene encoding signal recognition particle 19 kDa protein, translated to MAHLTTNPADKERFICVYPVYINSKKTLAEGRRIPAEKAVENPSCAEIRDVLTAAGVNVYVENKMHPREWNRDVQFRGRVRVQLKLEDGSLCQEKFTSRKDVMFYVAEMIPKLKTRTQKSGGGDANSQQGEGGKKSKKKKK